Part of the Gramella sp. Hel_I_59 genome, TCTGGTACACTCTTGAAGGCCGTGATAAGAATGGAAATGTTACCGGAGGCTGGAACCTTCAGGAATTGAGAAGTATTCAGGATTATTATGTGAAATATGCGCTTTCAGGAGCCAGCGGAGTTTCAGAAGTAGCCAGTATTGGTGGATATGTCCAGGAGTACCAGGTTGACGTAAAACCTGAACTCATGCGACAGTATAATATTGGTCTTAATGAGGTTGTGAAAGCGGTCAAGGCAAGCAATCGCGAAATAGGAGCCCAAACTCTTGAAATTAACCGGGCAGAATACCTGGTTCGTGGCCTTGGTTACGTAAAATCTGTAGAAGACATTGAAAATGCTGTGGTGACTTCCGAAGATTATACCTCTATAAAGATTAGTGATATTGCCAATGTGTCAATGGGACCAGCCTCCCGTCGCGGAATTCTTGATAAAGAAGGTGCTGAAGTTGTTGGAGGAGTCGTGGTAGCGCGTTATGGCGCCAATCCTTTAGAGGTGATCAATAATGTCAAGGCTGAAATTACTGAAATTAGTTCAGGTCTTCCTTCTAAAACCTTGCAGGACGGCACCGAATCTCAACTTACGATCGTTCCCTTCTATGATAGAACAGAATTGATCCAGGAGACTCTTGGAACCCTGAATGAAGCTTTAACTATGGAGATCCTTATTACCATTCTGGTGATCATCATCATGGTTTTTAACCTAAGAGCTTCGATCCTCATTTCGGGATTGTTACCGGTTGCGGTCCTGATGGTCTTTATCTCTATGAAGCTTTTTGGCGTGGCGGCTAATATTGTGGCTTTATCCGGGATCGCTATTGCAATAGGTACGATGGTGGATATGGGAATCATTCTTTCTGAAAATATTATCAGGCATCTGGATATGAAGGATAACCGCCCCACAAATCAACTGGTTTACGAAGCTACTGCTGAAGTTTCAGGAGCCATTTTAACAGCTGTACTTACCACGATCATAAGTTTTCTACCGGTTTTCACGATGGTAGGAGCAGAAGGTAAATTATTCCGTCCTCTGGCATTTACAAAGACCATGGCTCTGGTTTCATCTCTTTTGGTAGCGCTATTCCTGATTCCGCCAGTTGCTGCCATACTTTTCAAGAAGAGGAAAATTCGGAAAGAACTGAATTTCGTAGTACCCGGATTATTGATCCTGGCGGGTATCGTAGCGATTGTTCTAGGATACTGGATAGGTCTGGCCTTACTAGCATTTGGATTAGTAGACTTTATTCTGAAATTAGATAAGATCGATGAAAAGCAAAGCAAGTTCTTGAAAATTGCGATTTCAGTACTAACGATCATCCTTTTGTTATCCATTTATTGGAGACCACTCGGACTTCAGAATAATGTTTTGCTGAACCTGCTTTTCGTTTCTGTTATTTGTTTCGGCTTACTGGCGGTATTCTATTACTTCAAAAAGTATTATGTATGCATTCTAACCTGGACGCTGGAAAACAAAGCTTTATTTCTAAGTATTCCAATCACAATTCTCGTCCTTGGATTCTTTATTATGAAGAATACCGGTAAGGAATTTATGCCTTCCCTAAATGAAGGTTCATTTCTATTAATGCCTACATCTCTACCACATTCCGGAGTTGAAGAAAATAAAAGGGTTTTACAGCAACTGGACATGGCGGTAGCAAGTCTTCCTGAAATTGAAACCGTGGTGGGAAAAGCCGGAAGAACCGAATCTGCCCTGGATCCTGCACCGCTCTCGATGTATGAAAATATTATTCAGTATAAATCTGAATATATGGAGAACGCAGCGGGAGAAAAACAGAAATTTCGCGTTAATGAAGATGGATTCTTTATGCTGAAAAACGGAAAACTGGCAGCTAATCCTAATTCAGAATTAGAAAGTCCAGAAAATTATACTGACTCTCTGGTTAGCGAACCTCTGAAGCTTGGACCTGAACAGTTAATTGCCGATGATGACGGAGAGTATTTCAGAAACTGGAGACCAGAGATTAAAAGGCCTGATGACATCTGGAATGAGATTGCGCGCGTAACAAAATTACCCGGAGTCACCTCAGCTCCAAAATTACAACCAATCGAAACTCGTTTGATCATGCTCCAAACGGGAATGCGCGCGCCAATGGGAATTAAAGTGCAGGGCCAGGATCTAAAACAAATTCAGGATTTCGGGATGAAACTTGAAGAATTATTGAAGCAGGTCGAAGGAGTGAAAGACGAAGCGGTATTTGCCGATAGAATAGTAGGGAAACCATACTTACTCATCGATATCAAAAGGGCAAGTCTGGCCAGGTACGGTATTTCAATAGATGATGTACAGCAGGTTTTGCAGGTTGCCGTAGGTGGAATGAATCTAAGCCAGACGGTAGAGGGGCGTGAGCGTTATGGGATTCGGGTACGATACCCGCGAGAATTGCGAGCTGGTCCAGAAGATATCAAGGATATTTATGTTCCAGTGGAAGGTGGATCGCCCGTCCCGCTGGGAGAATTGGTGGAAATTAGGTACGAGCAGGGACCGCAGGTTATTAAAAGTGAAAATACATTCCTTACTGGCTATGTTCTGTTCGATAAACTGGACGGTTTTGCTGAAACAAATGTCGTAGAGAACGCCACCGCCTTCCTTCAGCAGAAAATTGATTCTGGAGAACTCAATGTTCCAGCCGGGATCAAATATCGTTTTACCGGGAATTATGAGAATCAGGTGAGAGCCGAAAAAACGCTGTCTATGGTGGTTCCCTTATCCTTATTTATCATCTTTCTTATTCTCTATTTCCAATTTAAATCTGTTTCCACGTCACTGATGGTTTTCGTGGGAATTGCAGTTGCCTTTGGTGGTGGTTTCCTGATGATCTGGTTATACGGGCAGGAATGGTTTATGGATTTTAGTCTTTTTGGAGAAAATTTCCGACAGTTATTTCAGATCAAAACGATCAATTTAAGTGTTGCCGTTTGGGTTGGCTTTATTGCGCTCTTTGGCATTGCTACAGATGATGGCGTAGTGATGGCTACTTATCTTACTCAGACCTTCGAAGCCAATTCTCCAGATAATAAAAAGGAAATCCGGCAATCTGTTATTGAAGCCGGGGAGAAGCGAATTCGACCTTGTTTAATGACTACAGCCACTACAATTCTGGCTTTACTCCCTATTTTAACTTCGACTGGGCGTGGGAGTGATATCATGATCCCAATGGCAATTCCTGCTTTTGGTGGAATGTTGATTGCCTTAATCACTCTGTTTGTAGTACCGGTGCTCTTTAGCTGGAGGCAGGAAGCTAAAATTAAAAGACTTAAAAGTTGATCATGAGAGGAAGTATTTTGAGAGATAATAGCTATTCGGATCTATTAATTACTGATAAGAGATATGAGATTCTGGTGAATGAAAAGAAGGAATTTGTATTAAGTAAAAAGGTTTCAGATTTTATGCAAAATACAGATCAATCTAAGCTGAATAAAGTTTGCAAAGAATTGAATGCAATCCTGGTTAGCTCCATTAAAACTAGCAAGACTAAAATTATTTAAGATGAAAGCAGAAAGAGTTCATAATACTTTAATCATGTGTAAGGACATGATACTGGTAACGATTTTCATCGTAACACTTTTCACGTTCCACTCAGTGCAGTCCCAGCAACTAAAGGATTATCAAAATCAGGCTCTAGGGAAGAATCCTGCGATCCAGTCGATGAATTCATCTGTAGAGATTGCTTCAGAAAAAATCAATGAAGCGAATACGCTGTCTGATACTGAATTTGGAGTGGGTTATTTTGTGAGTGAACCAGAAACAAGGACGGGAGCTCAAAAATTGAGACTTTCTGTACGGCAAATGATGCCCTGGTTTGGAACTATTAACTCCAGGCGTAATTATGCAGGCTATATGGTAGGTATCGAGGAAGCGGAACTGGAGATCGCCAGGAGACAGCTGAAGCTAGATGTTGCCCAGGTCTATTTCGAACTATATGAAGTAAAGCGGAAGATGGAAGTACTAGAGCAGAATGTGGAATTACTGGAGGTTTACAGAACCATGGCTTTAAATTCTGTTGAAGTAGGCAAAGCTTCTGCCGTAGAAGTCCTTCGGCTTAAAATGAGACAAAATGATCTGGTGGAAAAGTCGAGGAACCTTCAGCTAAATTCCGAAGCACTGGAAAACAAGTTTAAGAACCTTTTAAATTCCGAAGATAAAATAGTCTTAGAATGGAAAGATTCGATCTCTATACCACCACGGCGAGAAGATAATAGAAGTTTGCAATTACATCCCGAGCTACAACGCTATGATAGGTTTGCAGAAAGCGTAAAAACTTCAGAAGAACTGAATCAACTGGAATCTGCCCCAAAATTTGGATTTGGACTCGATTATATAAGCGTTCAGGAGCGACAGGATATGATGGTTCCAGATAATGGGAAGGATATTATTATGCCAATGCTTTCTTTCTCTGTGCCTGTTTTCAATAAAAAATATAAGTCCGTTAGCAGGCAAAACGACCTCAAACTGGAACAGATAGATTTAGAGCGAGCCAATACACTGAATGATCTGAATACTAGATTACAAACTGCCTTGAACGAACGTGCAGCTGCGAGGATTAAGTATGAAACTCAGCTTGATAATCTTTCTCAGGCAAAGAATGCAGAGGAGTTATTGCTGAAGCAGTATGAAACCGGTACGATCGATTTTGATGACGTGCTGGACATTCAGGAAATACAGTTACAAATACAAATGAGTCTTATAGAAGCCGTGAGCAGCTGGTATAAAAAGGATGTAATCGTGAAATATCTCACTACTAACAATTAAGCTGATGAAAAAAATACTGATATATATAGGAATCCTGGTCTTCGGACTAATCCTTGGCTATTTGTTCTTCGGAAGTAATTCTGGAGAAGCTTCAGGCGATCATGACCATGAAACTTCTGATACGGAGTCTATGTGGACCTGCTCTATGCACCCACAGATTATGCAACCTGAACCCGGAGATTGTCCTATTTGCGGGATGGACCTTATTCCCGCTGAAAATTCTTCGGAAGGTCTGGCAGCAAATCAATTTAGTCTCACAGATAACGCGATGAAATTGGCGAATATTCAAACGACTATTGTAGGCAAGGAAAGCGGGTTGGAAGGCAAGATTTCTCTTTCTGGTAAGATCGAGATTAATGAAGATAAGAAAGCGGTAATGCCTGCCCATTTTAATGGCAGAATAGAAAAGCTCTACGTAAATACAGTAGGAGACAGGGTAAATCGTGGGCAAATTGTTGCCAGTGTCTATTCTCCTGAACTTGTGGTAGCCCAGCAGGAATTAATTACAGCTGCGAAATTAAAAAACTCCCAGCCTCAGCTATATAATGCGGTACGTAAGAAATTTAATAACTGGATGATAAGCGATGCGATGCTGGATGAGATCGTGGAAACCGGGAATGTAAGAACCAACTGGCCTGTACATTCGAATGTTACCGGAACCATTACCGAGATCATGGTCGAGGAAGGCTCGCATATTGAGGATGCGATGCCGATATTAAAGGTTTCTAACCTTGGCACTGTCTGGGCGGTTTTTGATGCCTACGAATCCCAGATTAGTAACCTGGAAGAAGGACAAACTTTGGATATTACAGTGAATGCCTTGCAAAATGAAAAACTAAGCGGTAAAATATCTTTTATCGATCCTATTCTGGACACAGATTCCAGAACGGTTGAAGTCCGGGTGATTTTGAACAATGAATCAAATAAACTCAAACCAGGCATGTTTGTGGAAGCTGAAGTTGAAATGGAGCAGGCTGCAAACACCGAAACTCTTGAAGTGCCTAAAACAGCTGTAATGTGGACTGGAAAACGCTCACTGGTATATGTAAAAACTTCTTCTACCGAGCCGGTTTTCGAAATGCGGGAAGTTGTTCTAGGGAATTCTTCTGGAGCAACTTACCAGGTGCTAAGCGGACTCGAAAGTGGAACTGAGATCGTGACCAATGGAACATTTACCGTAGATGCTGCAGCTCAGCTTCAGGGAAAGAATAGTATGATGAACGGTGGATCCAAAGCGAATTCTGTTACTGGAATGAAAATAAAACTTTCAGCTAAGTTTGAATCTCAATTTGAGAAAAGCCTTGATACCTATTTTGAAATGAAAAATGCGCTGGTAGCTTCAGATGAAAAGAAAGCTGCCTCGCTAGCTTCAGAATTGAGAGAAGAACTTGAGAATATAGAATCAGGAACTTCAGATAAAATGCTCGCTGCGCATTTAGAAAAAATACTTGAACTGCTATCGGCAATTTCAAAAAGTACAGACCTGGAAATTCAGCGGGATCATTTCAGAATTCTTTCGGCACAGATCATTGGGATCACGAGGAATATGAAAAATATCGAAAATGAACTATATATTCAACACTGTCCTATGGTTCACTCTAACCAGGGTGCTGACTGGCTAAGCCGGGAAAATGTTGTGAGAAACCCTTATTACGGGGATGCAATGTTAAGCTGTGGAGAGGTAACCGAAATATTAAAATAAACCATCAAAAACCAACAATTATGAATGACAAATCAACATCTAATCACGAAATGAAAGGAGGCAATTACGGTAGATTCTTTGGAATGCTTGGACTATCCTTTATAGCCATGTATATCACCATGTACCTGAATACCTATGAAATTGACCACGTATATTTCAGTCTAACTAGATTTTATATGACCTGCCTGGGAATTTCAGCAATGGCAGTGATCATGCTGTCTATGATGCTAAAAATGTATAAAAACCGGAAAAAGAATATTGCAATTTATGCGGGAAGTCTTGTTTTATTTTTAGGTGCGCTTGGTTTTGTTCGAGCCCAAAGTCCGGTAGTTGGGGATGTGTTGTATATGAAAGCGATGATCCCGCATCATTCGATCGCGATCTTAACTAGTAAAAGGGCCGATATTGATGACCCGGAAGTGAGAAAACTGGCTGATGACATCATCAAGGCACAGGTGAAAGAGATTGCCGAAATGAAAAAAATGATCGAAAGACTGGAAAACAAGTAAAACGAAACGCAATTGTATTTTGTGGATTCGATTCTATAAATTTAAATTTTAAAAAAAATCGGAAATGAAAAAGAGATTAAGAAGTTTACTAATGTTGAGCCTGGTAGCCGGAAGTTTGGCATTTCAATCCTGTGGAGAAACTAAGAAGGAACAGGAAGAAACCACTGTAGAAGAACAGCAGGAAATCAATAACACTCCAGAAGAAATAACTGAAGCGGAGTTTAATAATGCTACTATAGATGAAGCTTTTAAGAAGTATATTTTAGTCAAAGATGCCCTCGTACAAACAGATGCTGAAGCTACCGCGGAAGCTGCAAAAGAGCTGGAAGCTACTTTAGCCGAAGAAAATTCTGAGATTGCGAAGATCGCAGCAAGACTTTCTGAAGAGCAGGACGTCAATGTACAAAGAGAGATCTTTTCAGAATTAACAGCAGCGATAGATCCGGTATTGAAAGGTGCTATTTCTTCAGGGAAGATCTATAAGCAATACTGCCCGATGGCTTTTGAAGGAAAAGGAGACTACTGGTATGCAACTTCAGAAGAGATCAGGAATCCATATTACGGTGATAAGATGCTAAAATGTGGAAGAGTAGATGAAACTATTCAGTAGAACTGAGAGAATCCCGGTAATTCCAGTTACCGGGATCTTTTCAACTTAAAGAAAAACCCTTGCAAGATCTTAGAATCCATATTAAAAATGTAGTATGCCAGCGATGCATTATGACCGTGAGCGAGATACTTGAGAGACTCGATATTCCTTTCGATGAGGTTCTGCTTGGAGAAGTTATTCTGAAAATGCCCGTGGAAATTGATAAACTTAAAATGCTGGAAGAAGAGTTTGAAAAAGTTGGTTTTGAAATTATCACGGATCGGGATCAAAGACTGGTGAACAGTATCAAATCTCTGATCATTGAAGAGGTTTATTCGGATAAATTATCCAATACGAAGCTATCGACTTTACTGGCTTCTAAACTCAATTTTGATTATAGTCATATTACCCATCAATTCTCAGAAAGTGAGGGACAGAGTATCCAGAAATACTACAACGCCGTGCGTATAGAACGAGCCAAGGAACTACTCGATTATGATGAGCTTGGAATTGCAGAGATTGCAGATCTCCTAGGTTATTCCACTCCGGCTTATCTATCTACTTCATTCAAAAACGCAACTGGTCTTACTCCTTCTGAATATCGCCAACTGGAAGGGAAGAACAGGAAGAACCTGGATTCGGTTTAGCATTGTATTCGAAATTTTAATATTTCTATAGTGTACTGGTTATTAAGATTTGTTTCATTTCCCATCCAACCAATAAATTATTATAGAAACCTTCGTCATCATAAGCGTTCTGCTTTGTGACTTTATCGCCATAGATATTTTACAAACTACACTTTCTATGCAGGGTAGAGGCTGGATCAACAGCAAGGCTTAGCATTTATTTTAGAAAGTATTTTGTTTAATATCAGTGAGGTACGGTAGATCATTGTTCCTAAGTCACACGGAAAATTTATTGCTTACATGCATAGTTTTTTCATGGGTTATTAGACTTTAGGCGAGTTTGACTTTGAGATTTTACTGAATTCCAGGGGCCACTGTGGAAAGCACAACTAAAATCCCTGCAGATTTTTAAAAGTTTCTCTTGCTCATCGGTTAGAGTTGGGAAAATGTAGATCCTAAAAGTTCTTAATCTATGGCTACGGAAGTTAAAAAGCTGTAAAACTGAAAGAACTTAGCAAAATTTTAAAAGTCATCATGGTACTTCCTTGTTAAATTGAGTTTCAACCTTAAAAATCAATTGATTATGAGAAATGAGAAACTTATTAGCGCACTTGGAAATTGTATCAACCACTGTAACTATTGTGCAGATGCCTGCCTGGATGAGGACAATGTAAAAATGATGAAGGATTGTATCAGGACAGATCGAGTTTGTGCAGAGGTGTGTTCTACATTAAACCAGGTACTTGCGACCAATTACCAGGATGTACAGGGATTAGTAGATTATTGTAAGAAAGTTTGCCAGGCTTGTGCAGATGAGTGCGGAAAACACGAACACAAGCATTGTCAGGATTGTGCGAAAGCATGCCGCGAATGCGTAGAAGCCTGTGAAGCTTACGCAGCATAAATTTTAAAGCTCTGTTTAACGCAGAGCTTTTTTTAATTTCTGAAAGTTATTCGCATAGGATTAAAATTTACTTGTGACAACTAGCCTTATTTTTGCAAATTAATGATGCCTTATGAAAAGAACTTATAGAATTACGGGGATGAGCTGTAATGGTTGTCGCCAACATGTGGAAGAAACCCTGGCAGGGATCGAAGCTGTGGATCATGTGGAAGTGAATTTACAGAATGAAACTGCGATGATAACGGCAGAACAGGATTTGAAGATTTCGGTGCTGAGAAATAAACTGGAGTCCGAAGGCGGAAATTATGGTATCGAGGAATTCCAAACGAATGATGATGGAAAGATCGTTGAAAAGTATGATGTTCATGGAATGACCTGTAATGGTTGTAAGATGCACATTCAAAAAGCACTTGGGAACCTTGATAAAATCAATTCTGCGGAAGTGGATCTTCATAATGAAGAAGCAATTCTTGAAATGAAGGAACCAGTTTCCCTGAAGGAATTACAAAAAGTAATGGAAGAAGCAGGTGGGAATTATACGATCCATATGCCTGGTACGGAAAAATCAGTTGAAAATTTAGAAGTTAAAAAATCTGCTGAAAACGGTAAGGGTGTCTGGTATTGTCCTATGCATTGTGAAGGTGATAAAACCTACGAAAAACCTGGCGATTGTCCGGTTTGTGGGATGGACCTGGTTGAGGAGGTCAATACCAATCAAAAGTCGGTTGAATTTACTTGCCCTATGCATCCCGAAGTAAGCAAGGATGAACCCGGAGATTGTCCAATTTGCGGGATGGATCTTGTGCCAAAGCAACCGGAACCTTCAGCCGAAGAAAAAGGTTATAGAAAACTACTACGCAAATTCTGGATCGCCATAGGATTTACGCTTCCGATATTCATTATTGCCATGTCAGACATGGTTCCGAATAACAACTTACAAACCTGGTTTGATGCGCAAACCTGGAACTGGATACAGTTTGGATTGTCACTTCCGGTAGTATTTTACGCGTGCTGGATGTTTTTTCAGCGTGCATGGAGGTCTATCATCACGTGGAACCTCAATATGTTTACACTCATTGGAATTGGAGCAGGAGTAGCCTGGATCTTTAGCGTTTTTGGAATGTTGATGCCAGATTTCTTTCCGGCGCAATTCAGAACAGAATCGGGTACGGTACATGTCTATTTTGAAGCCGCCACCGTCATCCTTACTTTGGTATTAATGGGACAGGTGCTGGAAGCCAGGGCACATAGCAAAACCAATTCGGCTATTAAGGAATTATTGAAGCTGCAACCAAATACTGCGCTTAGAATCAAGGACGGTAAAGAAGAGAAAATTTCCACCAGCAAGATTGTGAAAGGTGATCTTTTAAAGATCAAGCCAGGAGACAAGATTCCTGTAGATGGTAAGATTTCAGAAGGAGAAAGCAGTATAGATGAGTCGATGATCTCCGGTGAACCTGTGCCGGTAGATAAAGTGAAGGGAGATGAAGTTCGTTCTGGAACGATCAATGGAAATCAATCTTTCATCATGCAAGCTGAAAAAGTAGGGGATGATACTTTGCTTGCCCAGATCATCAAAATGGTGAATGAAGCCAGTAGATCCCAGGCGCCAATTCAGAAATTAGCAGATAAGATTTCAGGATATTTTGTGCCAGTAGTGGTCATTATTTCGGTAATCACATTTATAGTCTGGTCAATATTTGGACCAGAACCTCAACTGGTTTATGCGCTCGTTAATGCAATCGCTGTATTGATCATAGCCTGTCCATGCGCACTTGGTCTGGCAACTCCAATGTCTGTAATGGTTGGAATTGGTCGTGGTGCCGGTAATGGAATATTAATAAAAAATGCAAAATCTCTGGAACGGCTAAACAAAGTCGATACGCTCATAATCGATAAGACCGGGACACTAACAGAAGGTAAGCCAAGCGTAGATAAAGTAGTTTCTGTTTCTTCGGAATATACTTCAGGAAAGTTAACAGCAATTATTGCCAGTCTGAACACGAACAGTGAACATCCTTTAGCACAAGCAACTGTAGATTATGCGGAAAAGCACGAAATAGAACTTTTAGAAACTTCAGATTTTAAGTCGGATACAGGTAAGGGAGTTACGGGAATATTAGAGCAAAGCAAAGTTTTAATAGGCAACAAAGCTTTGATGGATTCCAACAATATTGAAATTTCCACAGATCATGCTGCCAGTGTTTCCGAAGAACAACAAAGAGGGAATACAGTAAGTTATGTAGCTATAGATAGCGCGGCGAAAGGCTATGTAGTACTGACCGATAAGATCAAGGAAGGAACAAAGAAAGTGATCTCAGATCTGCAAGAACATGGCATCGATGTGATCATGATTTCAGGCGATCATGAGAATACCGCGGCTGCAGTAGCCAACGAGATTGGTATTAAAAATTATAAAGCTGGAATGTTACCTCAAAATAAACTGGAAGAGGTTGAAAAGCTGCAGAAAAGTGGGAAAATCGTTGCAGTGGCAGGTGATGGGATCAATGATGCACCGGCACTTGCGAAAGCAGATGTGGGAATTGCCATGGGAACCGGAACAGATGTAGCTATAGAAAGCGCTGCTCTTACGCTGGTTAATGGTGATCTAAGAAGTATAAGAAAGGCGATTTTACTTAGCCAGAAAGTGATGAGGAACATCAAGGAAAATCTCTTTTTCGCACTTATTTACAATACAGTAGGTGTCCCTATCGCGGCTGGTGTACTTTATCCATTCTTCGGAATTTTACTTTCACCAATGATTGCTGCTCTTGCGATGAGCTTTAGTAGTTTTTCAGTAATTGCGAATGCGCTGAGGTTGAAAACTGCAGATCTTAAGGACTAAAAACAAAAACGGGATCTATTCAGATCCCGTTTTTTCAACTAACTAACACTTAACTTAACACCTAAATTTTTAGTTTCGAATTGTACCGTTGCCAGATCTTCTACCTTTACGTCTTTTTTCCTGTAATTGTTCCCATTTCTGGAATTGATCTGCAGTAAGAATCTTCTGAAGATCTGCTTTCATCTCTTCAGAGTCAGCTTTGCGCTTCTCACGCATTTCTTCACGCTTCTCTTTCATCGCGTCACGCTTTTCCATCATTTCAGCACGTTTCTCAGCATTTTCTTCACGACCTTCTTCCCTCGCGTCCATTTTGGTCATATAAAGCGCTTTAAGCTTCATTTCCTGATCTTCATTAAGATCTAGCTGCATAGCCAGTCTTTTCGCACTCAGCGTCGCCATTTCTTCACTACTTAGATCCTTACGGCCTTCTCCTCTTTCCTGCGCGAAAGTACTTAAGCCAAGCGCAAGAAATAATACGGTGATCATCTTTTTCATCTTCAAAATTTTAAGTTATACAAATAAGACTCTCTTATTTATAAAAGGTTTAAATAAAAAAAGGCAGGATCCAAAAATCCTGCCTTTCCTATATCATTTGAATAAAAATTTATTTCATCGGATTAAGGATGAGGTCAATTCTTTTCAATAGATCCTGCTTGTGATAGCGCGTTAGTGTATCTCCAGAATTTGCTGTATTTCTAAGCTGTCTCTGTAGCGTAGTAAGTTCACCACGAACAACTGGTCGAATGTCACTTTGAGCAACATTTACATTACTTCTGGTAACCCAGCTTCTGTAACGTGCAGGAATCTCATCCTGCTCTTCAGTCATTAATTCACCCATCTTTTCAACGTAAGCACGTTGCAGGTTTCTACGGTAACGATCTATAGATCTTCCATTGTAAACCTCACTCCATAGTCCTTTTCTAAGATCGGTCATCATATCCAGTAAAGAATAAGCATCTTTTCCATTGATCTCCTCGTTTTCCATTAATCTCGCCATTCTTCCGAAGTCAAGAAGGTTATTCAGAGTTCTTTGCTGCATTCCACGAATTCTTTCAATGTTACCGTCAAATTCGATCTTATTGAAAATATCCTGGTTGATCATCCATTCCGGAGTCGTGAATAATTGCTCCTGAAGGAATTCCATAGCTCTTTCCTGCTTTTCAGCATCTACATGAGTATAAACTGCACCTTCCTGATCGTAAGTCTTGT contains:
- a CDS encoding response regulator transcription factor — protein: MQDLRIHIKNVVCQRCIMTVSEILERLDIPFDEVLLGEVILKMPVEIDKLKMLEEEFEKVGFEIITDRDQRLVNSIKSLIIEEVYSDKLSNTKLSTLLASKLNFDYSHITHQFSESEGQSIQKYYNAVRIERAKELLDYDELGIAEIADLLGYSTPAYLSTSFKNATGLTPSEYRQLEGKNRKNLDSV
- a CDS encoding four-helix bundle copper-binding protein, with product MRNEKLISALGNCINHCNYCADACLDEDNVKMMKDCIRTDRVCAEVCSTLNQVLATNYQDVQGLVDYCKKVCQACADECGKHEHKHCQDCAKACRECVEACEAYAA
- a CDS encoding heavy metal translocating P-type ATPase, which codes for MKRTYRITGMSCNGCRQHVEETLAGIEAVDHVEVNLQNETAMITAEQDLKISVLRNKLESEGGNYGIEEFQTNDDGKIVEKYDVHGMTCNGCKMHIQKALGNLDKINSAEVDLHNEEAILEMKEPVSLKELQKVMEEAGGNYTIHMPGTEKSVENLEVKKSAENGKGVWYCPMHCEGDKTYEKPGDCPVCGMDLVEEVNTNQKSVEFTCPMHPEVSKDEPGDCPICGMDLVPKQPEPSAEEKGYRKLLRKFWIAIGFTLPIFIIAMSDMVPNNNLQTWFDAQTWNWIQFGLSLPVVFYACWMFFQRAWRSIITWNLNMFTLIGIGAGVAWIFSVFGMLMPDFFPAQFRTESGTVHVYFEAATVILTLVLMGQVLEARAHSKTNSAIKELLKLQPNTALRIKDGKEEKISTSKIVKGDLLKIKPGDKIPVDGKISEGESSIDESMISGEPVPVDKVKGDEVRSGTINGNQSFIMQAEKVGDDTLLAQIIKMVNEASRSQAPIQKLADKISGYFVPVVVIISVITFIVWSIFGPEPQLVYALVNAIAVLIIACPCALGLATPMSVMVGIGRGAGNGILIKNAKSLERLNKVDTLIIDKTGTLTEGKPSVDKVVSVSSEYTSGKLTAIIASLNTNSEHPLAQATVDYAEKHEIELLETSDFKSDTGKGVTGILEQSKVLIGNKALMDSNNIEISTDHAASVSEEQQRGNTVSYVAIDSAAKGYVVLTDKIKEGTKKVISDLQEHGIDVIMISGDHENTAAAVANEIGIKNYKAGMLPQNKLEEVEKLQKSGKIVAVAGDGINDAPALAKADVGIAMGTGTDVAIESAALTLVNGDLRSIRKAILLSQKVMRNIKENLFFALIYNTVGVPIAAGVLYPFFGILLSPMIAALAMSFSSFSVIANALRLKTADLKD
- a CDS encoding DUF4890 domain-containing protein, with product MKKMITVLFLALGLSTFAQERGEGRKDLSSEEMATLSAKRLAMQLDLNEDQEMKLKALYMTKMDAREEGREENAEKRAEMMEKRDAMKEKREEMREKRKADSEEMKADLQKILTADQFQKWEQLQEKRRKGRRSGNGTIRN